A section of the Mycoplasmopsis synoviae ATCC 25204 genome encodes:
- a CDS encoding TatD family hydrolase encodes MAKKRSNFVDAHAHISYDFYSKAKVLEIVNNSKKLNIEFIINNGGEAKGNLEVLELSKEYDIFKPAIGFHPENAYFDKNDINQLKDLLEKHKDQIVAIGEIGLDYYYENAASKKDQLVFFEKQIQIALEYNLPAIVHLRDKDDQYNAYIDCYNIVKKYPKLNFMLHSFAGSLDIAKMFLNLNSYFSFSGVVTFGSSKIAKEVIEFLPMDKLLVETDSPYLRPHPYKDLKNVPQNVVFTHYYIAGIKKLGMDAFVNKINSNLRKLFNLK; translated from the coding sequence AAATTTCGTTGACGCTCATGCTCATATTTCATATGATTTTTATTCAAAAGCAAAAGTTTTAGAAATAGTAAATAATTCAAAAAAATTAAACATCGAATTTATCATTAACAACGGCGGAGAAGCTAAAGGTAATTTAGAAGTTTTAGAGCTTTCTAAAGAATACGATATCTTTAAACCTGCAATTGGCTTTCATCCTGAAAATGCCTACTTTGATAAAAATGATATTAATCAATTAAAAGATCTTCTTGAAAAACATAAAGATCAAATAGTAGCAATTGGTGAAATCGGACTAGATTACTATTATGAAAATGCAGCTTCTAAAAAAGACCAATTAGTTTTCTTTGAAAAACAAATTCAAATTGCTCTTGAATATAATTTACCCGCAATAGTTCATTTAAGAGATAAAGATGATCAATATAACGCATATATTGATTGTTACAATATTGTCAAAAAATATCCAAAGTTAAATTTTATGCTGCATTCTTTTGCAGGGTCACTTGATATTGCGAAAATGTTTCTAAATTTGAATAGCTATTTTTCATTTTCAGGAGTTGTCACTTTTGGATCATCAAAAATAGCTAAAGAAGTAATTGAATTTCTCCCAATGGATAAACTATTAGTAGAAACAGACTCGCCTTATTTAAGACCTCATCCATATAAAGATTTAAAAAATGTTCCACAAAATGTAGTTTTTACGCATTATTATATTGCTGGAATTAAAAAGCTTGGAATGGATGCTTTTGTAAATAAAATAAATTCAAATTTAAGAAAACTTTTTAATTTAAAATAA
- the rsmA gene encoding 16S rRNA (adenine(1518)-N(6)/adenine(1519)-N(6))-dimethyltransferase RsmA, producing MNHLDKNAKKSLGQNFLRDKNIINKIVNVFNIENEKVLEIGPGQGDLTKELLKKAKKVLAFEIDKSLIEHLKNEIKDLHFELRDQDFLNVNLNDDEFKDYYVVANIPYYITSDILLKIYRSFWNFKGIVLMVQKEVAQRIVAQKNSKNYSKLSISSQYLADVKIEFIVNKNSFIPAPKVDSAVISLKFKDNIDKENLEKMLKFFLVCFANRRKKLTFTLNRNFNSTKVKLAYEKLNLSDNARIQELDVSQIVLLFTYLN from the coding sequence ATGAATCATTTAGATAAAAACGCTAAAAAAAGTCTTGGGCAAAACTTTTTACGCGATAAAAATATCATTAACAAAATTGTTAATGTTTTTAATATCGAAAATGAAAAAGTTTTAGAAATCGGTCCCGGGCAAGGTGATTTAACTAAAGAGTTGTTAAAAAAAGCTAAAAAAGTTTTAGCTTTTGAAATTGATAAATCTTTAATAGAACATTTAAAAAATGAAATTAAAGATTTGCATTTTGAACTAAGAGATCAAGATTTTTTAAATGTGAATTTAAATGATGATGAATTTAAAGATTATTACGTAGTTGCTAATATTCCCTACTATATAACTAGCGATATTCTTTTAAAAATTTATAGATCTTTTTGAAACTTTAAAGGAATCGTTTTAATGGTTCAAAAAGAAGTAGCGCAAAGAATAGTAGCTCAAAAAAATTCAAAAAATTATTCGAAGCTATCGATATCTAGCCAATATTTAGCTGATGTAAAAATTGAATTTATAGTTAATAAAAATAGCTTCATTCCTGCACCAAAAGTAGATTCAGCCGTAATTTCTTTAAAGTTTAAAGATAATATTGATAAAGAAAATTTAGAAAAAATGCTTAAGTTTTTCTTAGTTTGCTTTGCTAATAGAAGAAAAAAACTAACTTTTACTTTAAATAGAAATTTTAATTCCACTAAAGTAAAGTTAGCTTATGAAAAATTAAATCTAAGTGATAATGCAAGAATTCAAGAACTTGACGTATCTCAAATCGTGCTGCTATTTACTTATCTAAATTAA
- a CDS encoding DUF4231 domain-containing protein has translation MFQKHWFVKFLKFFRIIDIEKKPISEREYYSILIKVKFDVYFLGLLYWVLNIMSVVSAFVLSVLATIFLAGTVKYNNGENPFTSYLNENRSSNYILLTAFINTIITFVSGTLSFFVINAKYVNSKDQYQKLELEKMLFDSNIDVYKNKDQKEKEYILYKRSIQIINYNRYRKDTLISMVKVDKKPEVKTKESKTNDSEK, from the coding sequence ATGTTTCAAAAACACTGATTCGTTAAATTTTTAAAGTTTTTTAGAATCATTGATATTGAGAAAAAGCCAATAAGCGAAAGAGAATATTATTCAATTTTAATTAAAGTGAAATTTGATGTATATTTTCTAGGTCTTTTATATTGAGTTTTAAATATTATGTCAGTGGTTTCGGCATTTGTGCTTAGCGTTCTTGCTACTATTTTCTTAGCTGGAACTGTTAAATATAATAATGGCGAAAATCCATTTACCTCATATTTAAATGAAAATAGAAGTAGTAACTATATTTTGCTAACCGCTTTTATAAACACTATTATTACCTTTGTTAGTGGTACGCTTTCGTTTTTTGTAATAAACGCTAAATACGTTAATTCCAAAGATCAATATCAAAAACTTGAGCTAGAAAAAATGCTTTTCGATAGCAACATTGACGTATATAAAAACAAAGACCAAAAAGAAAAAGAATACATTTTATACAAACGTAGCATTCAGATAATTAATTACAATCGTTACCGTAAAGATACTTTGATTTCGATGGTAAAAGTAGATAAAAAACCAGAAGTAAAAACAAAGGAAAGCAAAACTAATGACTCAGAAAAATAA
- a CDS encoding redoxin family protein codes for MKVKFGDKELTLNGLAPKHGDKVEAKGALAGSFDQVKFDNKGKMTVLSTFPSIDTKVCDLQVGKLAHLSEKYTDFNFVSFSLDLPPALADYKANHPTGRVEMYSDYFDKKTVSSLGMLINELQLATRAVFVLDKENKLVYSEVKDQVKDQVDFDALEEVLKKY; via the coding sequence ATGAAAGTAAAATTTGGTGACAAAGAATTAACCTTAAACGGTTTAGCTCCTAAACACGGAGATAAAGTTGAAGCAAAAGGAGCGCTAGCTGGAAGCTTTGATCAAGTGAAATTTGATAACAAAGGAAAAATGACTGTGCTATCAACTTTTCCTTCAATTGATACAAAAGTTTGCGACCTTCAAGTAGGAAAACTAGCTCATCTTTCAGAAAAATATACAGACTTTAACTTTGTTAGTTTTTCATTAGATTTACCACCTGCACTAGCAGATTATAAAGCAAATCATCCAACAGGAAGAGTTGAAATGTATTCAGATTATTTTGACAAAAAAACAGTTTCATCACTTGGAATGTTAATCAACGAGCTTCAACTAGCAACAAGAGCGGTTTTTGTTTTAGATAAAGAAAATAAATTAGTATATTCTGAAGTTAAAGATCAAGTTAAAGATCAAGTAGACTTTGATGCTTTAGAAGAAGTTCTTAAAAAATACTAA
- a CDS encoding GNAT family N-acetyltransferase, with protein sequence MLTFTKYNDKNKNKIINYLYDKSDELNNTFLISDLENFKLDDQNIILYVGKQNKQIYQIFLVFYDNLVLYSQNQFLNLKMLRKLHLNHKIKNFIYGQNLIDPIDKYFLEHKISNSILKQELYKLDQNYFEQKYKDFITTSQQFVLDDIKAIINSRKQIKEFSELAESNFNLELQKENFLNHSYYGFIIKEANTVIAHAGTSAITNNTCTIGGVYTLENHRQKGLALDCLVNLIRKSIQDQKLPILFFSSSDAKKLYIKLGFVPHSNIFVAIIK encoded by the coding sequence GTGCTCACTTTTACAAAGTATAATGATAAAAATAAAAATAAAATTATTAATTATTTATACGATAAATCAGATGAGCTTAATAATACATTTTTAATTTCTGATCTTGAAAACTTTAAACTAGATGACCAAAATATTATTTTATATGTTGGAAAGCAAAATAAGCAAATATATCAAATATTTTTGGTCTTCTATGATAATTTAGTTTTATATTCACAAAATCAGTTTTTAAATTTAAAAATGCTACGCAAGCTACATTTAAATCATAAAATAAAAAATTTTATTTATGGACAAAATTTAATTGATCCAATAGATAAATATTTTTTAGAGCATAAAATTTCAAATTCTATTTTGAAGCAAGAATTATATAAATTAGATCAAAATTACTTCGAGCAAAAATACAAAGATTTTATAACTACCTCTCAGCAATTTGTTTTAGATGATATCAAAGCAATAATTAATTCTCGGAAACAAATTAAAGAATTTAGCGAGCTTGCTGAAAGTAATTTTAATTTAGAACTTCAAAAAGAAAACTTTTTAAATCACAGTTATTATGGTTTTATAATCAAAGAAGCAAACACTGTAATTGCACATGCTGGAACTTCAGCAATAACTAATAACACCTGCACTATAGGGGGCGTTTATACATTGGAAAATCATCGACAAAAAGGATTGGCCCTTGACTGTCTAGTTAATTTAATTAGAAAATCAATTCAAGATCAAAAACTGCCAATTTTATTTTTTTCAAGCTCCGATGCTAAAAAGTTATATATAAAGCTTGGCTTTGTTCCACATTCTAATATATTCGTTGCAATTATCAAATAA
- a CDS encoding SGNH/GDSL hydrolase family protein — MKNSNKELNKIKFLQEGIKLTKNLIKNYKNSESKNSESNEKVLDLKNIKKQKSKNFISKDSEIRYLAFGDSITAGFDASLPYDFESKLDEAGQITGISYPANLARLLNFNNKLKDFENFAISGSTIQDWLEFLENKNYSSERMQNELKENFDAKRNLFLAKLKNANLITLTLGANDFFFLITKKINKEDIALGPKFIYKLFTEKNFGEIVNSLTEDIFPTIKSRLETLLEKVLEINPKANINVVSYPMPQIRLLEYTNKFWAKLFMDRIGQKPSNDFLDYLNNIIKSATLKFKEVNFVNIYNEEYWENNLKNVSTFFVDIHPNLNGYKKMAMDLYLKITNPSFELKDYQNYDYEFTKKFLLSDSDKVQYQIEKVADDKYLFGTSTNSYLQKFGDNEKEIASHIDFKNFGRRINEFSPLFNLFLSKIPQISVKNLSAEGFVSHLTQTFSYLLQSYRQKNEKVIKILIKMNLLPEIFENVQLELESVLSKKPKDFSFFKILQIVRSNFFNEKNILLLLDHFTNNKFNLKEKEQFLISLSLFISNFLADQLDSSFGLNLHIDEKNKLKKQGVFESISDQLANLIFNNRDKFQDFSSFKKLLFEIWMFDDFVTNKNLLNDFEKLFEKFVYSNNFYDKIKESAIEFVSKNNLSKKEFLKSYQNIYRLFVTAFFKNKEDVDSRFFYLLDFVLKKSEFNLPNSFNYLEEEFLNFISLNFESWDWNENINNLKTLLKEDEFFASNIVKLKNNFLNKLTEKDLTESIFRFKKLIYGFSDILSDKKELKNNFGFIYKNKLFSEIAKSNFEVLVQKIKENNKATNKQILKSIYSDFYKKYNKKILDLISNEISVEKLKNIFFKTFETIAKASTNKAEIDLLKIKNISEKIFDFNSWIKELKDNLFEFFKNHKDTIFKFDRKFLEYLYSFVEEKVKALLYFDLSKLNKNNDSEDFNELKDLQKSINDKLEKNQSKVEEQLRKVKEEIANFNSNFKKFKEGISKNEFDVDFLLKSLENVSSLDADEIRNWALSNLNLDDKKVEQMLWYFDKDGFAELFKSFTKDFKKNENKYKEFNDFYNLFKKFANENSEDNKVLNKLILWFKNNSKDFSKLISLFFFEYLKHIKINIKNIENNFNVISKFLSKYLDYLLSENKLNLKELFNSKNLKNKFTFLENLFKEIMLNGKLNFFNLFFNFSKFVNKKNIKSIFEFLNLTFENSYFNNENDFSGIYEQVSEFLKSKIDLNVFESNNYQKLFNGVFKNIFENYFQEVFKKNLDLDDEKWVNYYKSFFRIIVLFLWYVIKNFAKNHDDVIKLLSEFSNLYNKAFSKLISSPKNNYTFANFNKKQELLLGYENGIFSLDFLIGDTNIDLIKKKYFKNKNLFSLLYKAFDENKNFLKTNKNEKQLWNLLFEGSLNKKEAFKHLDKLIKKY, encoded by the coding sequence ATGAAAAATTCAAATAAAGAATTAAATAAAATTAAGTTTTTACAAGAAGGCATTAAACTTACTAAAAACTTAATTAAAAACTATAAAAATAGTGAATCAAAAAATAGCGAATCTAATGAAAAAGTTTTAGATTTAAAAAATATTAAAAAACAAAAATCTAAAAACTTTATCTCTAAAGATAGTGAAATTAGATATCTAGCCTTTGGTGATTCAATTACCGCCGGCTTTGATGCCAGCTTGCCTTATGACTTTGAAAGTAAGTTAGATGAAGCAGGCCAAATAACAGGAATTTCATATCCAGCTAATTTAGCGAGGCTGCTAAATTTTAATAATAAGCTAAAAGATTTTGAAAATTTTGCAATTTCAGGAAGCACAATCCAAGATTGACTTGAATTTTTAGAAAATAAAAATTATTCATCTGAAAGAATGCAAAATGAATTAAAAGAAAATTTTGATGCTAAAAGAAATTTATTTTTAGCAAAATTAAAAAACGCAAATTTAATTACATTAACTCTAGGAGCTAATGATTTTTTCTTTTTAATAACTAAAAAAATCAATAAAGAAGATATTGCTTTAGGACCTAAATTTATTTATAAATTATTTACTGAAAAAAACTTTGGAGAAATAGTTAATTCATTAACTGAAGATATTTTTCCAACAATTAAATCCAGGTTAGAGACTCTACTTGAAAAGGTTTTAGAAATTAATCCTAAAGCCAATATTAACGTGGTTTCATATCCAATGCCACAAATTAGGTTGCTAGAATACACCAATAAATTCTGAGCTAAATTATTTATGGATAGAATTGGTCAAAAGCCTTCAAATGATTTTTTAGATTATTTAAATAACATTATAAAATCAGCTACTTTAAAATTTAAAGAAGTAAATTTTGTAAATATTTACAACGAAGAATACTGGGAAAATAATTTAAAAAATGTTTCAACATTTTTTGTAGATATTCACCCTAATTTAAATGGTTATAAAAAAATGGCCATGGATCTTTATCTTAAAATAACTAATCCTAGTTTTGAGCTTAAAGATTATCAAAACTATGATTATGAATTTACCAAAAAGTTTTTACTTAGTGATTCAGATAAAGTACAATACCAAATAGAAAAAGTAGCAGATGATAAATATTTATTTGGAACATCAACTAATAGCTACTTACAAAAATTTGGTGATAACGAAAAAGAAATAGCAAGTCATATTGACTTTAAAAACTTTGGAAGAAGAATAAATGAATTTTCTCCACTTTTTAATTTATTTTTAAGCAAAATTCCTCAAATTTCAGTTAAAAATTTAAGCGCCGAAGGTTTTGTTTCACATTTAACACAAACTTTTAGTTATCTGCTTCAGTCATATCGTCAAAAAAATGAAAAAGTAATTAAAATTCTAATTAAAATGAATCTGCTTCCTGAAATATTTGAAAATGTTCAGCTTGAGCTTGAAAGCGTATTGTCAAAAAAACCAAAAGATTTTTCATTCTTCAAAATACTGCAAATTGTAAGAAGCAATTTCTTTAATGAAAAAAATATTTTATTACTACTGGATCACTTTACAAATAATAAATTTAATCTTAAAGAAAAAGAACAATTTTTAATTTCTTTAAGTTTATTTATAAGCAATTTTTTAGCCGATCAGCTAGATTCTAGTTTTGGATTAAATCTTCATATAGACGAGAAAAATAAACTTAAAAAACAAGGTGTTTTTGAAAGTATATCTGACCAGCTTGCTAATTTAATTTTTAACAATAGAGATAAATTTCAAGATTTTTCAAGTTTCAAAAAACTTCTTTTTGAAATATGAATGTTTGATGATTTTGTGACAAATAAAAATCTTTTAAATGATTTTGAAAAGCTTTTTGAAAAGTTTGTATACAGCAATAATTTCTATGACAAAATCAAAGAAAGCGCAATTGAATTTGTAAGTAAAAATAATTTATCTAAAAAAGAATTTTTAAAAAGTTATCAAAATATTTATAGATTATTTGTTACAGCATTTTTTAAAAACAAAGAAGACGTTGATTCTAGATTTTTCTATTTATTAGATTTTGTATTAAAAAAATCTGAATTTAATCTGCCAAATTCATTTAATTATTTAGAAGAAGAATTTTTAAATTTTATATCGCTTAATTTTGAAAGCTGAGATTGAAATGAAAATATAAATAATTTAAAAACTCTTTTAAAAGAAGATGAATTTTTTGCATCAAATATTGTTAAGCTAAAAAATAATTTTTTAAATAAATTAACTGAAAAAGATTTAACTGAAAGTATCTTCAGATTTAAAAAATTAATTTATGGTTTTTCAGATATTTTAAGTGATAAAAAAGAACTTAAAAATAACTTTGGATTTATTTATAAAAATAAATTATTCAGCGAAATTGCTAAAAGTAATTTTGAAGTTTTAGTTCAAAAAATTAAAGAAAATAACAAAGCAACCAATAAGCAAATTTTAAAATCAATTTATAGTGATTTTTATAAAAAATATAATAAAAAAATATTAGATCTTATATCTAATGAAATTAGCGTTGAAAAACTAAAAAATATATTTTTCAAAACATTTGAAACCATAGCTAAAGCGAGTACAAATAAAGCTGAAATAGATTTACTAAAAATTAAAAATATTTCTGAAAAAATCTTTGACTTTAATAGTTGAATAAAAGAATTAAAAGATAATTTATTTGAATTCTTTAAAAATCATAAAGATACAATTTTTAAATTTGACAGAAAATTTTTAGAATATTTATATTCATTTGTAGAAGAAAAAGTTAAAGCTCTTTTATATTTTGATTTATCAAAATTAAATAAAAATAATGACTCTGAAGACTTTAATGAGTTAAAAGATTTACAAAAATCTATAAATGATAAATTAGAAAAAAATCAATCTAAAGTAGAAGAACAATTACGAAAAGTTAAAGAAGAAATTGCTAACTTTAATTCAAATTTCAAAAAATTTAAAGAAGGTATTTCAAAAAATGAATTCGATGTTGATTTTCTTCTTAAAAGCTTAGAAAATGTTTCAAGCTTAGATGCTGATGAAATAAGAAACTGAGCATTAAGTAATTTAAATTTAGATGATAAAAAAGTAGAACAAATGCTTTGATATTTTGATAAAGATGGATTTGCAGAGTTATTTAAATCATTTACAAAAGATTTCAAAAAAAATGAAAATAAATATAAAGAATTTAATGATTTTTACAACTTATTTAAAAAGTTTGCAAATGAAAACTCTGAAGATAATAAAGTATTAAATAAATTAATTTTATGATTTAAAAATAATTCTAAAGACTTTAGTAAATTAATTTCATTGTTCTTTTTTGAATATTTAAAACATATAAAAATTAACATTAAAAATATTGAAAATAACTTTAATGTAATTTCTAAATTTTTAAGTAAATATTTAGATTATTTATTATCAGAAAATAAGCTTAATTTAAAAGAACTTTTTAATTCTAAAAATTTAAAAAATAAATTTACTTTCCTTGAAAATCTCTTTAAAGAAATAATGCTTAATGGAAAATTAAATTTCTTTAATTTATTTTTTAACTTTAGTAAATTTGTAAATAAGAAAAACATTAAATCTATATTTGAATTTTTAAATTTAACTTTTGAAAATTCATATTTTAACAATGAAAATGACTTCAGTGGAATATACGAACAAGTAAGTGAATTCTTAAAATCAAAAATAGATTTAAATGTATTTGAATCTAATAATTATCAAAAATTATTTAATGGCGTATTTAAAAATATTTTTGAAAATTATTTCCAAGAAGTATTTAAAAAGAATTTAGATTTAGATGATGAAAAATGAGTTAATTACTATAAAAGCTTTTTTAGAATAATTGTGCTTTTCTTATGATATGTAATAAAAAACTTTGCAAAAAATCACGATGATGTAATTAAGCTTTTAAGCGAGTTTTCTAATTTATATAACAAAGCTTTTTCAAAGTTAATTTCTAGTCCAAAAAATAATTATACTTTTGCTAATTTCAATAAAAAGCAAGAGCTACTTTTAGGATATGAAAATGGAATATTTTCTTTAGATTTTTTAATCGGAGATACTAATATAGATTTAATTAAGAAAAAATATTTTAAAAACAAAAATCTTTTCAGTCTTTTATATAAAGCCTTCGATGAAAATAAAAACTTTTTAAAAACAAATAAAAATGAAAAACAACTTTGAAACTTGCTTTTTGAAGGAAGCTTAAATAAAAAAGAAGCATTTAAACATTTAGATAAATTAATAAAAAAATACTAA
- a CDS encoding ZIP family metal transporter translates to MNTINLRSIFPENTDVNIVKFAGVLIFAAILLVVPLIIALVFPLIKKKLNSDKKIYLYAFSSGFFIMLATIGFIKEGLENAIDGADRYIEINRINNHNVSFGIVIPIMTGGIILGIAISYLVKYVFISRFNKVLSKDKKTSILVHDHGHGDHKHKDKHPDFIFNQSDNIEVASKVINSEKTSQKVKIVALVLLLTHRVFVGLLFGWSINQLIEGSTSNLTWAFIISFWLHLIPEELVFYYRLREAGYSRWKSFTFSVLGLSILIPFMIIGVYGANFIESLWWLRSLLYTAIGGIFLFNSLVEFFPEFYHVHFIKQKKWHYTLLFLFAGIILGVFILSFHMH, encoded by the coding sequence ATGAATACTATTAATTTAAGATCAATATTTCCAGAAAATACTGATGTAAATATTGTGAAATTTGCTGGCGTGCTTATTTTTGCGGCAATTCTACTTGTAGTTCCGCTAATAATTGCGCTGGTTTTCCCTTTAATAAAGAAAAAACTAAATAGCGATAAAAAAATATATCTATACGCTTTTTCATCTGGTTTTTTTATAATGCTAGCTACCATTGGTTTTATCAAGGAAGGCTTGGAAAACGCAATCGATGGTGCTGATAGATATATTGAAATCAATAGAATAAATAACCACAACGTTTCATTTGGGATTGTGATTCCTATAATGACTGGCGGTATTATTTTAGGAATTGCAATTTCATATCTTGTTAAATATGTTTTTATTTCAAGATTTAACAAAGTTTTGTCAAAAGATAAAAAGACAAGCATTTTAGTTCATGATCATGGACATGGTGATCATAAACATAAAGACAAGCATCCTGATTTTATTTTTAATCAAAGCGATAATATCGAAGTGGCTTCTAAGGTAATTAATAGCGAAAAAACTTCACAAAAAGTAAAAATAGTAGCGCTAGTGCTGCTACTTACTCATAGAGTTTTTGTAGGGCTATTATTTGGTTGAAGTATTAACCAACTTATAGAAGGAAGTACTAGTAATTTAACTTGAGCTTTTATAATTTCATTTTGACTGCACCTTATTCCTGAAGAACTTGTTTTTTATTATCGATTAAGAGAAGCAGGATATTCAAGATGAAAATCATTTACTTTTTCAGTTCTAGGACTTTCAATTTTAATTCCATTTATGATCATTGGAGTTTATGGAGCTAATTTTATAGAAAGTCTTTGATGACTCAGATCGCTATTATACACAGCAATCGGTGGAATATTTTTATTTAATTCTTTAGTTGAATTTTTTCCTGAGTTTTATCATGTTCATTTTATAAAACAAAAAAAATGACACTATACACTTCTATTTTTATTCGCAGGAATAATTCTAGGTGTGTTTATATTGTCATTTCACATGCACTAA
- a CDS encoding YebC/PmpR family DNA-binding transcriptional regulator codes for MAGHSHSANIAHRKNAQDAARGKIFQKLSKEIFVAAQKGFDPEMNPALKLAISKAKAKNMPKDNIERAISKAKGDKNSNNFTETIFNATLSGGVSFIVTTLSDNLNRTRSNMTALFNKQNASLGKTGQIPFVFDHKGIIEFSKGELSEDDLMMVALENGAQEVETTDETFVLISNPEDFSQLKKALEDSFKIEEFLQCEILYLPNTYAEVSEEKQQKLLEFIDKLKDDDDVQDVYHNLDI; via the coding sequence ATGGCAGGACATTCACATTCGGCAAATATTGCACATAGAAAAAATGCACAGGATGCAGCAAGAGGAAAAATTTTCCAAAAATTATCAAAAGAAATTTTTGTAGCTGCTCAAAAAGGTTTTGATCCTGAAATGAATCCAGCATTAAAGCTTGCAATTTCAAAGGCTAAAGCTAAAAATATGCCAAAGGATAATATCGAAAGAGCTATTTCAAAGGCAAAAGGTGATAAAAATTCAAATAACTTTACTGAAACTATTTTTAATGCAACTTTAAGTGGAGGAGTGAGCTTTATAGTAACTACTCTTAGTGATAATTTAAATCGTACTCGTTCTAATATGACAGCTTTATTTAATAAGCAAAACGCAAGTCTTGGAAAAACCGGACAAATTCCATTTGTCTTTGACCACAAAGGAATTATAGAGTTTAGCAAAGGCGAATTATCTGAAGACGATTTAATGATGGTAGCTTTAGAAAATGGAGCTCAAGAAGTAGAAACCACAGATGAAACTTTTGTGCTTATATCAAATCCAGAAGATTTCTCTCAACTTAAAAAAGCTTTAGAAGATAGTTTTAAAATTGAAGAATTTCTACAATGCGAGATTTTATATCTACCTAATACTTATGCTGAAGTTTCAGAAGAAAAACAACAAAAACTTCTTGAATTCATAGACAAGTTAAAAGATGACGATGACGTTCAAGATGTATATCATAACCTTGATATATAA